A region from the Flavobacteriales bacterium genome encodes:
- a CDS encoding M28 family peptidase codes for MSIYPRQSTCVRLLAMLSMACIYPHVGVEVKAQAPTFLAIDQEARHGAKGYEWLRHSTQRDGHRLTGTPNGARAEVTADSLLRASGLDNVSFFPFSANAWQRRSVRLVVNAGRSDTLITAVALAHTPDSSQVSALLVDVGNGLAADFERAGTTVRGKAVLMNIGLRHAPEGTHNLHRSEKTALAIAAGASAIVFVNNVDGHVLLTGTASVDGLPISIPAACVSSEDGVWLRAELEQGRTPAIDLSMTNSNAVVTARNVIGEIRGSTKPDEVIIIGGHLDCWDLATGATDNGLGSFSILDLARCFKALDLKPERTIRFVMFMGEEQGLLGSTALVEHLRSTGELANVKCMVNLDMTGGPFGFHVVGPDGWSDLVHSIGTEITAMDSTFRNELRTEAGLHSDHQPFMLHGVPVIAPLSDLGGHVYGCYHSSCDDIHLVDPRRMVDNVRFTGMLLWSLANAPTLPGHFTDDALRDRLRADGLEDKLKLQKEWRW; via the coding sequence ATGTCCATCTATCCAAGGCAAAGTACCTGCGTGCGCTTGCTGGCCATGCTTTCCATGGCGTGCATCTATCCACACGTGGGTGTTGAAGTGAAGGCCCAAGCGCCAACTTTCCTCGCCATCGATCAGGAAGCCCGGCACGGGGCCAAAGGCTATGAGTGGCTCCGGCACAGTACCCAGCGCGACGGGCACCGCCTAACGGGCACTCCGAACGGCGCCCGTGCTGAGGTGACCGCCGACAGCTTGCTCCGGGCATCGGGCCTGGACAACGTCTCGTTCTTCCCGTTTTCAGCCAATGCGTGGCAACGGCGCAGCGTTCGTCTTGTGGTGAACGCTGGGCGCTCGGACACGTTGATCACGGCGGTGGCTCTTGCGCACACGCCCGACTCGTCGCAGGTTTCCGCATTGCTGGTGGATGTAGGCAATGGTCTGGCGGCCGACTTCGAGCGCGCGGGAACGACCGTGCGCGGGAAAGCGGTGCTGATGAACATCGGTCTGCGCCACGCCCCGGAAGGCACGCACAACCTTCATCGCAGTGAGAAGACCGCCCTGGCCATCGCCGCCGGTGCCTCGGCCATCGTCTTCGTGAACAACGTGGACGGCCATGTGCTGCTGACAGGCACAGCTTCCGTGGATGGCCTGCCCATCAGCATACCGGCCGCTTGTGTGAGCAGCGAGGATGGCGTGTGGTTGCGCGCTGAGCTCGAACAAGGTCGCACACCCGCCATCGATCTCTCAATGACCAATAGCAACGCCGTGGTGACGGCCCGCAACGTCATAGGGGAGATACGTGGCAGCACCAAGCCCGATGAGGTGATCATCATCGGCGGTCATCTTGATTGCTGGGACCTGGCCACGGGGGCAACGGACAATGGGCTGGGCTCGTTTTCAATCCTTGACCTGGCGCGCTGCTTCAAAGCCTTGGACCTTAAACCCGAGCGCACCATCCGGTTCGTCATGTTCATGGGCGAAGAGCAAGGCTTGTTGGGCTCAACGGCTTTGGTGGAGCATCTGCGCTCCACAGGCGAACTGGCCAACGTGAAGTGCATGGTGAACCTGGACATGACCGGTGGTCCGTTCGGGTTCCATGTGGTGGGTCCCGATGGCTGGAGCGATCTGGTGCATTCCATCGGTACAGAGATTACCGCAATGGACAGCACGTTCAGGAACGAACTACGGACAGAGGCCGGATTGCACAGCGATCATCAACCCTTCATGCTCCACGGTGTCCCGGTCATCGCACCGTTGAGCGACCTCGGCGGGCATGTTTACGGCTGCTACCATAGCAGCTGCGACGATATCCACCTCGTGGACCCCCGCCGCATGGTGGACAATGTGCGGTTCACCGGCATGCTGCTCTGGTCGCTGGCCAACGCGCCAACCTTACCGGGCCACTTCACGGACGATGCATTGCGCGATCGCTTACGTGCTGACGGCCTCGAAGACAAGTTGAAGCTCCAGAAGGAGTGGCGCTGGTAG
- a CDS encoding YfiR family protein, producing MDMCTDLLLTAPTAGPAESTRPGMPWRWPRAVMLLFIPVLFCSNGQQRDAEKDTTAVVQASYIYNIAKLVEWKDASMRNGNFVVGIIGGANLYQELIKKYATKTIGKQQVEVRKLLDLGDANCHMLFVGKEHLTMLPSIYKRLEGKPTLILTEYPDAIEDGSVVNFVVVDNTLKFELGMAHARKHRLEVGATLKQLAHKVVE from the coding sequence ATGGACATGTGCACGGACCTGTTGCTGACCGCACCGACGGCGGGACCCGCCGAAAGTACTCGGCCCGGCATGCCGTGGCGTTGGCCCCGGGCGGTCATGCTGCTGTTCATCCCCGTGCTGTTCTGCTCCAACGGCCAGCAGCGCGATGCTGAGAAGGACACCACGGCTGTGGTGCAAGCCAGTTACATCTACAACATCGCCAAGCTGGTGGAGTGGAAGGACGCCTCCATGCGCAACGGCAACTTCGTGGTGGGCATCATCGGCGGCGCGAACCTCTATCAGGAGCTGATCAAGAAGTACGCCACCAAGACCATCGGCAAGCAACAGGTGGAGGTGCGCAAACTGCTCGATCTGGGGGACGCCAATTGCCACATGCTCTTCGTTGGCAAGGAGCACCTTACCATGCTGCCGTCCATCTATAAGCGTCTTGAGGGGAAGCCCACATTGATCCTTACCGAGTACCCGGACGCGATCGAGGACGGTTCGGTGGTGAACTTCGTGGTGGTGGACAACACCTTGAAGTTCGAGCTTGGCATGGCCCACGCGCGCAAGCACCGCCTCGAGGTGGGCGCCACCCTGAAACAACTCGCACACAAAGTGGTGGAATGA